The Cherax quadricarinatus isolate ZL_2023a chromosome 12, ASM3850222v1, whole genome shotgun sequence DNA window tacatagaatatcatacttagcagcatatgtttggagaacctaggataacccaaaaaagtcagacagatttatttccattagggtccctgtaccctgtaccatatggtacaatgtactatacatacattgtaccatatggtaccatataccattgtaccatatgatacctttgcatgacatggcaccattgtaccatatggtaccattgtaccatatggcacaatggtaccatatggttcaaaaccatagaatttgtcttcagctccacttccatcagtcttagaactgtaagttgtgaagaggagagtcagaattcgcccggagagtgagtggggagtgagagcatcttgccgccaggcactatgaacaaagTTACTTtgccggcattcccacaatgccatgtgggcgtccagattttttctatggtgtgcacactgaccacccagacctaccagccttctcatgctaaatttgacggcgttagaattttggcgtagatctacagtttggaccctgaacgtaaagccgtagatctacgggacggaccctaaaagggttaaagaggtgccagaaacagacctctctggacagtttttttgtgtgaCGGGTCAAGTGACtcttaagctggtcctagtgccattaaaagacaaggaagggaagtaaccccagagagggacttgatACCTAAAGTTCTTATGGAgggggaattccccttccaactaataacctctcttcctccctctccaacaacttctccacatcctagattgtttgtgatctctgttttgttagcatatttacccctttcgcaacattagcttccttgatttttgctttcttcgccaggatggaactgattctTGTCAACTTCCCAAACATCCTGGCAAGCTTGGCCACATGTATGCCACTTTTATATTTTGCTACAAGTTCTTTCTagaattctatcatgtttatcaccttctttaccaaagggctggcactctgaactttctttggccccatggtggcttatttcacagtcgcaatcaataaacaagcacaaaaaacaatggatgaaTGCACGGAGTATTGCTAACTCAACAAGAGACAGAGGCAGACCGAGTCTGGTACACGTGAGAAGCGGCATCCCAGGTGGGTGGACACATCTGATACAGACGATTTCCAAGCGGATGTGCGAAACCCAGGAGAAATTTTCGCCCAAAAAAATGCTCGAGATCCGAATTGTACGATTTCCGCCTCGGACGAAAACCATGAGtccactgaagaagtctactgtgcaaacaaaatgtttcaacaataaagatacccaactgttgcatgtgttttacttatcaacttgtttgtattttataccatttagaAAATCCCAGGGTGAAATATGAAGACAGTGTATGGTATTCCAGGAACTTTAGGAATCTACAGAAAAAAATATGGATAATTTCACAAGCAGTGGCAGCATCATAatcttattatttttaataaaacaTTATTTTATTTTCACTTAATGTGAGCATAGATGTAAAATAAATTTTGTCAAAATGCTCACCTAAACCACTTAGCTTAATGATATACATGAATTTATGCCACAGACAGAACTTGAACATTAACCAGAAATGGTTATTAAAAAAGTTTAAGTACACTTCCCTTAGGTAACATTACAAAAGTCTTCATACAGCAGCCTAAATCAATTATACAAATTAGCCAATGAATAAAAGCAATAAACATACCTACCACTGTATAGCAGTAATTTTTGGTGACACCAGTCACTAAAGGTAAGATGATGTGCAACTTTTGTGTGGAGAACCTTCCAACTCACAGTGAACTGCTTGGCTAAATACTGTATAGCAGAAGGGCTTTCTTGCAGCCTGCATGCATGAGGTAGAATACATTTCATAGGCTTTCTTCATTGTAATATTCAATGATGGTTTATAATTCCCAGATATGGCATAATCATTACCTTGCCACTGTACTAGCTGTTTAATCTGATTCCTCATAAAAGTGGAATCCTCTGGAGGAGTTTTAGCATGTGGAGAATTCTTACCTCGTTTATCTTCAGGAACATCTGTTGGATTAATTGCTTTATGATTCACTGCCCGAGATAATCTACCATTGGATATCTGAAGTACAGAACAAAATAAAATTTTACAAACTTTTTTCTTTATTCCTTCAAAGTTAGGCAAAAAATATATTCTAGTGTGCACACGACGTGAGACTGCTTTCTGGGAGGTTTTTGCAATTGTGCCCTTGATCTCTATATGATCCCAAAGAAACTTAGTTTGAAGATTCCATGTACCCAATGCCCAGTACTGCCTAAATAAAATTTCTTGTTGTTCAACTGGCATAAACTCATGACATTTATTATTACAACAGGTATACTGTGGTAAAAATTCCTTTCCCCAAACAATTTTTCCTGATGAAGCCACATAACTCTTTCCTTCATTACGAAGCTGTTTACGCAGGTTATGAATGCTCAACTTTCCAGCATGGTTTTGTCTCGAAGGGTTATTATTTGCACTCTGCGGAGTGCTTTGATAATATGTAGTGTTTGATAATTGACCCTCAGTCACTTTTGATATCTTGTGTCCTTTGGTCATCCTAAGACATGTTGTTCCCTTGGAATGTGCCTCCTTATAGCCGACAGATGTAGGGTCTGCAGATAATTTACAGCTTCCTTGAAATGACTGTTTTTTGTCAGTCTGCACAATACATGAATAGTTGTCTATTTTATTTTCTTGTAGTTCAGGTGGTGAAGAGACATTAAAAAATTCTTCTTTTCTACTTCTTGGTAATAACTTCCTAAATACTTTAATACTGACTATGGGTTTTCTGGTCTCTATACAAAACTGTTTATACACAGCATGGGTTTTCTTAATAGTTACTCCCTGAAGAACAGAACTCTTGGCCTTTTTTTCCTGATAAACTTGATTATGAGGTAAGGAGCGAATATATAGTTTGGCTATATGAATAGCAGCTTCTGATGTCTTGTTGGCAGGAGTGTTAAGACCTCTCTTATCTTTTGGCTCCTCATTAGGACCAGCAACTAATTTTTTATTAAGTGTATAATTTATTCTCCCATTTGATATTTGTAGTACAGACATAAACATTTTTTTGCAAACTTTGCTTTTATTTTGTAAATTGGGCAAGTAAAACTGCCTGGTGTGAACTCGTCTGGAAGTTGAATTTGTAGTTTTCCTTACAGCCTTTACAATGTTAATATACTCCCATAGGAATTTAGTCTGTTTATTCCAATCCCCCATATTCCAAAACTCAGAAAATATTCTTTTCTGATTATCAGAGCTAAAATTTTGAAAACATTTAAAACTGCAACACTGCATTACTTGTTTATATATTTTGCCCTTAACTTCTTTGCCATTCTGCATAATATATGCTTTGCCaagatttttcatttttttcctcaagtttttcttccagtgttcactgtttttgcaaagttGCTCATTATCATGAGATTTGCTTTGCATAGTCACTTCACTGTAAGAACACGGTACACTCTTCACTTTATTCTTTAATGAATAAAGGGATGCACTTGTGCTTAATGCAGCCATGCCCAATCTATTAACCTGAGAAACATTTGCAGCAGAGTCAATACTCACAGTCTGTGTGGTACACAATGAAGCCGGTGGCATACTGGAAGTCTGATATAAACACGAAGAAGTTATTTCTTGATCTTTATGTACAGAATGGTATTCCAATGGCATTGTCTGAGGTGAGTGAAGACTGTGGGTAAAAGGTGAATCATTAATACCAGTACGAAGCAATTTTGTTGGGCACGGTATTGGatattccagttcagtgggaggaagagatggacTGTAGTGAATTACATCCAACTGAGTATGTGATGAATCATAAGGTTCTTCATCATGTGCCTCAACTCTGTCTTCATCCAGGGCACTGTTCACACCTGCCAAGATATATCTTAATTAGATTTTAGGTTCTTGAGACTTGTTATAATAGTTCTTGATTCTgtaaagcttctctctctctttatatatatatatacagtagggccccacttatacagcaggttacgtTCCAGGCTACTTCCGGAAAACGGACACCATttgtttccacttataaatgtcaGATATTAAGTTTACactagcaatagaactaggcattaaaaacaataaaaagtaaaatatacacacagtacactcattactaatctcaaaatatttgtagtcttaatgtaggtgagaagtgagtagtgtttattgtaagaagtcaggtgtggtaggtatggtagccagccaggccaccccgcccccccccccactcacacataaTATACCACGACATTTAAAgcgccctagagtgataaaaagcatatagtgtacactcattacttaccttaaaatatttgtagtcttaatggtcttaatataGAGTGCAAGGTGAATAGAATTTATTTATAGAAAGTCAGCTGTGATAGGTATGGTAGCCcatctggccaccccacccacatataATATACAAGGCATTTAAAGTGCCCTAgaatgataaaatgcatatacagtacactcattacttaccttaaaatatttgtactcttaatgtagtgtgagaggtgagtaaacgagataaaaataaataaacgacAGAGAGAGATtaagtaaatgagagaggacagagCAGCAATGTAAACAGATGAACACAGCTAATGGGTTGATACACATTCATTTCCATATTTGTAAAGCTTATATCATAATACAagcactttacattgtgtacaagttgtctccacattggTATAGTAgaataaagagcaacactcccattctcatgtaacacaccATTTTTAAAAGGAATAACGCTCTGAgcgaaggcatatgaaaggaatgaTTTTTTACAGTTGCCCCTAGTAATACTATTGTGCacacattttctttggtgttgtactagagaaaacgttattctttccaacactccaacaacacggcTTTAAAAACATCTTATATTTATgctaatttattctactgtgggtgtacatatcatgtttatatgttatatgtttatatgtttatACGTTACTGCCAATTTCTGTTTTCGTTAAATTTTTCATCGATATTTTGGTTCCGTTTTCGTCGATGGTaaggaacctgtccagtgcccagcgCGCAGACAAAGCCACCTCCCTCACGCATTCTCAGGCAGCGTCGCATTGTTTCTTgatgagtgaacatatcctgccaggtcatatgaaacatttcgtaataatccattgtttttggcacttgtttattATGTGTGACTGCTAAACAAGCCACCATGGcccaaaagaaagctcctagtgccagtcctttggtagaAAAAGTGAGGAACACCgaaaaaatgaaaaaagaaattGTTCAAAAATATGATAATGGCATACGCATTGCTGAACTCAGCAGGATGTATGGGAAGACGCCATCAACGATCAGCTCCAGTGTGGCAAAGagaaatcatggaagctgatgttgcaaaaggggcGAATGTGATAACCAAAAAGAGATACCAAACAAGtgaagaagtggagaaattgttgttggtgtggatcagagagaaagagttagcaggagatagtgttgtgcagtcaataatttgtgaaaaggcaaggcagttgtatGGTGATCTCCTAAAGAAACTGCCTGAAACGAGCGCTgatgttggtgaatttaaggccagcaaaggctggttcaaaaaattcaagaagcgaagtggcatacacagtgttgtaaggcatggtgagggtgcCATTTCTGACAAACaagcagctgaaaaatttgtgcaggaattcaaagGTTATGTAGAGGTTGAAAAATTCCAACcctaacaagtgttcaattgtgacaaaacaggcctgttttggaagaaaatgcctggagtttacctggagagagttccgggggtcaacgcccccgcagctctgtctgtgaccaggcctcctggtggatcagagcctgatcaaccaggctgttactgctggctgcacgcaaaccaacatacgagccacagcccggctggtcaggaacagactttaggtgcttgtccagtgccagcttgaagactgccaggggtctgttggtaatcccccttatgtatgctgggaggcagttgaacagtctcgggcccctgacacttattgtatggtctcttaacgtgctagtgacacccctgcttttcattggggggatgttgcatcgtctgccaagtcttttgctttcgtagtgagtgattttcgtgtgcaagttcggtactagtccctctaggattttccaggtgtatataatcatgtatctctcccgcctgtgttccagggaatacaggttcaggaacctcaagcgctcccagtaatttaggcgttttatctccgctatgcgcgccgtgaaggttctctgtacattttctaggtcagcaatttcacctgccttgaaaggtgctgttagtgtgcagcaatattccagcctagataaaaacaagtggcctgaagagtgtcatcatgggcttggcatccctagttttgaaggttctcattatccatcctgtcatttttctagcagatgcgattgatacaatgttatgatccttgaaggtgagatcctccaacatgatcactctcaggtcttagacgttggtgtttcgctctattttgtggccagaatttttgtactctgatgaagatttaatttcctcgtgtttaccatatctgagtaattgaaatatctcatcgttgaacttcatattgttttctgcagagGACCTAtgtcacacaggaggaaaaggcactcccaggacacaagcctatgaaagacaggctaactctcttgttgtgtggtaatgctagtggggatttccaaGTGAAGCCTTCACTGGTGTATCAATCTGAAAATctcagagtgtttaagaaaaacagtgttgtcaagagtaaattgtgtgtgatgtggaaggctaacagtagggcatgggtcattagggaaattttcctggaatggttcaatgaagtgtttggctcgagtgtgaagaaatacctcctggataataaattgccactccagtgcATCCTTTTAATGGACAatactcctgctcatcctccagacttggaagaccaactgtctaaggaattcagttttgtaacagtgaagttcttgcctcctaacatcactcctctcatccagcccatagaccagcagatcattgcaaacctcaaaaaactgtacaccaaagcaatgatttaaaggtgctttgacataacctcggactctgaattgaccctaagagagttctgaaagaatcacttcagtatcttccactgcataagccttatagatatgGCTtgtcagggagtgacttccaggacgatgaactctgcttgggtaAAACTGTGGCCAGCTTGTGTTCAAaagaattttgaagggtttgaggctgaccctgtcgaccctacacctgttgtgcaatcaACTGTGGCAtcggggaattccatggggtaggatgtgagtggcgaggatgtggaagagttggtggaggaccacaatcaagagctaaccactgatgagctgcaagagcttcatctgcaacagcaacagaccatagctcagaaaattgcttcagaggaggaggaggaagagagatggaagaagatgccttcttcaaagattaaggagatttgtgcaatgtggactaaagtgcattcatttgtggaggaacatcaccctgaccattttaggcaaatcttaaagagatgccagaaacagacctatctggaccaatttttggtgtgacagggctccagtgactctcaagctggtcctagtggcattaacctcttgactgtcgcaacccccaatcctgaggtgtcctCCTGGTGTctcaaaatttccaaaaaaaaaaaaaaaaaaaaaaaaaaaaaaaaaaaaaaaaaaaaaaaaaaacaaaaaagcaatcgtatgaaatgataatcttttcccaattgtaatgacaccaaaaaaaaaaaaaaacgtaatttgatggaaaactgacagaactacgctcttgcgaagttagcaacctaagcgatatttacaaatcggcgattttgcccactttgagccctattttcggctaattccactgttccagtcgacctaactcatagctatttctttagaactccatttttctatcaattgagtacaagaaactgcccatttaccaatttcaactacccaataacgtggtcagaaatttgcaatttggccaatttcacgaaaattaaaaaatatgacaatttcaaaataaggtccagaatgaacaatgcagacattctttgttcattttctttgttcattagtcacatctccaggcccctctgatattactcttgctttctattttgaatttttattcaaacaaaaaatagaagatttactgttatgcagactactgcaatactgtaataattgtgcaaataatgtcaacccat harbors:
- the LOC128686617 gene encoding uncharacterized protein isoform X2, which encodes MAALSTSASLYSLKNKVKSVPCSYSEVTMQSKSHDNEQLCKNSEHWKKNLRKKMKNLGKAYIMQNGKEVKGKIYKQVMQCCSFKCFQNFSSDNQKRIFSEFWNMGDWNKQTKFLWEYINIVKAVRKTTNSTSRRVHTRQFYLPNLQNKSKVCKKMFMSVLQISNGRINYTLNKKLVAGPNEEPKDKRGLNTPANKTSEAAIHIAKLYIRSLPHNQVYQEKKAKSSVLQGVTIKKTHAVYKQFCIETRKPIVSIKVFRKLLPRSRKEEFFNVSSPPELQENKIDNYSCIVQTDKKQSFQGSCKLSADPTSVGYKEAHSKGTTCLRMTKGHKISKVTEGQLSNTTYYQSTPQSANNNPSRQNHAGKLSIHNLRKQLRNEGKSYVASSGKIVWGKEFLPQYTCCNNKCHEFMPVEQQEILFRQYWALGTWNLQTKFLWDHIEIKGTIAKTSQKAVSRRVHTRIYFLPNFEGIKKKVCKILFCSVLQISNGRLSRAVNHKAINPTDVPEDKRDIGANLTDDMYQGVYHGSKKHEADLELVLKRAWDVGLSKVIITGTSLSDTKTALQLAKTNEQLYCTAGCHPTRCGEFEQDDTDPETYLENLLQLTLDNRDNVIAIGECGLDYDRTQFCAPDIQRKYFEKQINLAEVTGLPMFLHCRNSASDLVKILTAHREKLVGGVVHSFDGTKEEAQQILDLDLFIGINGCSLKTEDNLVVAASVPPERLMIETDSPWCEIRPTHAGYKHVKTTFPTKKKEKWQSGVMVKSRNEPNCIVFFIFFC
- the LOC128686617 gene encoding uncharacterized protein isoform X1 — translated: MAALSTSASLYSLKNKVKSVPCSYSEVTMQSKSHDNEQLCKNSEHWKKNLRKKMKNLGKAYIMQNGKEVKGKIYKQVMQCCSFKCFQNFSSDNQKRIFSEFWNMGDWNKQTKFLWEYINIVKAVRKTTNSTSRRVHTRQFYLPNLQNKSKVCKKMFMSVLQISNGRINYTLNKKLVAGPNEEPKDKRGLNTPANKTSEAAIHIAKLYIRSLPHNQVYQEKKAKSSVLQGVTIKKTHAVYKQFCIETRKPIVSIKVFRKLLPRSRKEEFFNVSSPPELQENKIDNYSCIVQTDKKQSFQGSCKLSADPTSVGYKEAHSKGTTCLRMTKGHKISKVTEGQLSNTTYYQSTPQSANNNPSRQNHAGKLSIHNLRKQLRNEGKSYVASSGKIVWGKEFLPQYTCCNNKCHEFMPVEQQEILFRQYWALGTWNLQTKFLWDHIEIKGTIAKTSQKAVSRRVHTRIYFLPNFEGIKKKVCKILFCSVLQISNGRLSRAVNHKAINPTDVPEDKRDIGANLTDDMYQGVYHGSKKHEADLELVLKRAWDVGLSKVIITGTSLSDTKTALQLAKTNEQLYCTAGCHPTRCGEFEQDDTDPETYLENLLQLTLDNRDNVIAIGECGLDYDRTQFCAPDIQRKYFEKQINLAEVTGLPMFLHCRNSASDLVKILTAHREKLVGGVVHSFDGTKEEAQQILDLDLFIGINGCSLKTEDNLVVAASVPPERLMIETDSPWCEIRPTHAGYKHVKTTFPTKKKEKWQSGVMVKSRNEPNCIVQVLEVLAAVRGEDADELANTLYNNTMKLFFPAETK
- the LOC128686617 gene encoding uncharacterized protein isoform X3, which codes for MAALSTSASLYSLKNKVKSVPCSYSEVTMQSKSHDNEQLCKNSEHWKKNLRKKMKNLGKAYIMQNGKEVKGKIYKQVMQCCSFKCFQNFSSDNQKRIFSEFWNMGDWNKQTKFLWEYINIVKAVRKTTNSTSRRVHTRQFYLPNLQNKSKVCKKMFMSVLQISNGRINYTLNKKLVAGPNEEPKDKRGLNTPANKTSEAAIHIAKLYIRSLPHNQVYQEKKAKSSVLQGVTIKKTHAVYKQFCIETRKPIVSIKVFRKLLPRSRKEEFFNVSSPPELQENKIDNYSCIVQTDKKQSFQGSCKLSADPTSVGYKEAHSKGTTCLRMTKGHKISKVTEGQLSNTTYYQSTPQSANNNPSRQNHAGKLSIHNLRKQLRNEGKSYVASSGKIVWGKEFLPQYTCCNNKCHEFMPVEQQEILFRQYWALGTWNLQTKFLWDHIEIKGTIAKTSQKAVSRRVHTRIYFLPNFEGIKKKVCKILFCSVLQISNGRLSRAVNHKAINPTDVPEDKRDIGANLTDDMYQGVYHGSKKHEADLELVLKRAWDVGLSKVIITGTSLSDTKTALQLAKTNEQLYCTAGCHPTRCGEFEQDDTDPETYLENLLQLTLDNRDNVIAIGECGLDYDRTQFCAPDIQRKYFEKQINLAEVTGLPMFLHCRNSASDLVKILTAHREKLVGGVVHSFDGTKEEAQQILDLDLFIGINGWQVLEVLAAVRGEDADELANTLYNNTMKLFFPAETK